A single region of the Syntrophotaleaceae bacterium genome encodes:
- a CDS encoding Dabb family protein translates to MIRHIVLFSAKDPADIETILEGLSILKEIPGSCHFEVACNSKRDGLSQEIDVIVYGEFDSYEELDAYKAHPFYQESIKRVRPLRELRYAVDFAAAPGCLPLGTPQRSQGDTRGGQTALRKRGGGRKQAGE, encoded by the coding sequence GTGATTCGTCATATCGTTCTTTTCAGTGCAAAGGACCCGGCCGATATCGAAACGATTCTCGAGGGGCTCAGCATTCTCAAGGAGATACCCGGCAGCTGCCATTTCGAGGTGGCCTGCAACTCAAAGCGGGACGGACTGTCCCAGGAAATCGATGTCATCGTTTACGGTGAGTTCGACAGCTATGAGGAATTGGATGCCTACAAAGCGCATCCTTTTTATCAGGAGAGCATCAAACGGGTACGCCCTTTGCGCGAACTTCGCTATGCCGTCGATTTCGCAGCAGCCCCAGGGTGCCTGCCCCTGGGGACGCCTCAAAGAAGTCAAGGGGACACCAGGGGCGGCCAAACTGCTCTGCGGAAACGCGGAGGGGGTCGGAAGCAGGCAGGCGAGTAA
- a CDS encoding iron ABC transporter permease, whose translation MSRAEAIHRPALAVVGRHWVALLLTVLLMITVLISLALGKYPVSFGEILLFLQQQLFGRPTLAPERYELLHNLLWEIRVPRIVAAMLIGAALSASGTAFQSMFVNPLISPKMLGVLPGAAFGAALGLLLSPHWFGVQLCCFGGGLLAVGMAAGIARLYHGDRMLMLVLGGIISGSLFTSLLMVVQYLADPLDELPAIVYWLMGGLSMANSRTIMAVSIPILIGLGCLMLLGRYLNALSMGTEEAGSLGLNVGLLRSLLVFCATVISALTVVIGGRIDWVGLIVPHIGRLLVGPDNRILLPVSALLGAIYLLVVDDISRLLLRVEIPLGILTSLVGIPFFIFLLKNTRKGWG comes from the coding sequence ATGAGCCGGGCGGAAGCGATCCATCGGCCCGCCCTGGCGGTTGTCGGCCGGCACTGGGTGGCGCTTTTGCTGACCGTGCTGCTGATGATAACCGTCCTGATTTCCCTCGCCCTCGGCAAATATCCCGTTTCCTTTGGAGAAATCCTGCTTTTTCTGCAGCAGCAGCTCTTCGGCCGACCCACACTGGCGCCGGAGCGGTATGAACTGCTCCACAACCTGCTGTGGGAAATCCGCGTGCCGAGAATCGTTGCGGCGATGCTGATCGGCGCCGCTCTGTCCGCTTCCGGCACCGCCTTCCAGTCGATGTTCGTCAACCCGCTGATCTCCCCGAAAATGCTGGGGGTGCTGCCCGGTGCCGCCTTCGGCGCCGCCCTCGGGCTGCTGCTTTCCCCGCACTGGTTCGGGGTCCAGCTCTGCTGTTTCGGCGGCGGCCTGCTGGCGGTCGGGATGGCGGCCGGCATCGCCCGCCTCTACCATGGCGACCGGATGCTGATGCTGGTGCTCGGCGGCATCATCAGCGGTTCCCTTTTTACCTCGCTGCTGATGGTGGTCCAGTACCTGGCCGATCCCCTCGACGAACTGCCGGCCATCGTCTACTGGCTGATGGGCGGCCTGTCGATGGCCAACAGCCGCACGATCATGGCGGTTTCGATCCCGATCCTGATCGGCCTGGGCTGTCTGATGCTGTTGGGGCGCTACCTCAACGCCCTGAGCATGGGCACGGAAGAAGCCGGCAGCCTGGGGCTGAATGTCGGCCTGCTGCGTTCCCTGCTGGTTTTCTGCGCCACGGTAATCAGTGCCCTGACCGTGGTGATCGGCGGCAGGATCGACTGGGTGGGACTGATCGTCCCCCATATCGGCCGCCTGCTGGTCGGGCCGGACAACCGCATCCTGCTGCCGGTCTCGGCCCTGCTCGGAGCGATCTACCTGCTGGTCGTGGACGATATCTCGCGTCTGCTGCTCAGAGTCGAAATACCGCTGGGTATCCTCACCTCCCTGGTGGGCATACCGTTTTTTATTTTCCTGCTGAAAAATACTCGGAAAGGATGGGGATGA
- a CDS encoding ABC transporter ATP-binding protein gives MTLIEGRNLSFEYGSKQVLEDVSFRIPKGSLVALLGPNGCGKTTLLKIMLGLLPPGSGEMRLENRHISSYDRKELARRVAYVPQIHKASFAYRVLDVVLMGRLPHKGFWSSTSLRDEQLAMEALDLMGIGHLRDRPYTRISGGERQMTLIARALCQGARTFILDEPVNGLDYGNQIRLLERLAELAAEGYTFVMSTHFPDHVLWVAGQVVMLRDGRVIAHGHPDEVLNRDNLCRLYQADVEVWQLMENFRICVPERLRNRICNCPSGCKPVLPGNPTDGRIAC, from the coding sequence ATGACCCTGATCGAAGGGCGAAACCTCTCTTTCGAATACGGATCGAAACAGGTCCTTGAAGATGTCAGTTTCCGCATCCCCAAAGGCAGTCTGGTCGCGCTGCTGGGACCGAACGGCTGCGGCAAGACCACCCTGCTGAAGATCATGCTCGGTCTGCTGCCTCCGGGCAGCGGCGAAATGCGCCTGGAAAACCGCCATATATCCTCCTATGACCGCAAGGAACTGGCGCGCCGGGTGGCTTATGTCCCGCAGATCCACAAGGCTTCCTTCGCCTACCGGGTGCTGGACGTGGTGCTCATGGGGCGCCTGCCTCACAAGGGGTTCTGGTCCTCAACCAGCCTACGGGACGAACAGCTGGCCATGGAGGCGCTGGACCTGATGGGCATCGGCCATCTGCGGGATCGGCCCTACACCCGCATCAGCGGCGGCGAACGGCAGATGACCCTCATCGCCCGGGCCCTCTGCCAGGGAGCCCGCACGTTCATACTCGACGAACCGGTGAACGGTCTCGACTACGGCAACCAGATCCGCCTGCTCGAGCGGCTCGCCGAACTGGCCGCCGAGGGCTACACCTTCGTCATGTCCACCCATTTTCCCGACCATGTGCTCTGGGTGGCCGGCCAGGTGGTCATGCTGCGCGACGGGCGCGTCATCGCCCACGGCCATCCCGACGAGGTGTTGAACCGGGACAACCTGTGCCGTCTCTATCAGGCGGACGTGGAAGTCTGGCAACTCATGGAAAATTTTCGCATCTGCGTGCCGGAAAGGCTGCGCAACAGAATCTGCAATTGTCCGTCGGGCTGCAAGCCGGTATTGCCCGGCAACCCGACCGATGGGAGGATCGCATGCTGA
- the gap gene encoding type I glyceraldehyde-3-phosphate dehydrogenase has protein sequence MVKVAINGLGRIGRAALKILLQKGQLDVVAVNDLIPPDGLAYLLRFDTVYGRHPQPVVPESDGLTVGDRKIRVLSEKDPAELPWDQLGVDVVLECTGRFTRREDLEKHLAAGARKAILSAPAKGGGIDTVIYGVNTELPDQPIVSCASCTTNCITPLIEILGRRIGVEKAMLSTVHAYTGSQALVDTYNKKARRGRAAAANLVPTSTGAAIATTRVLTQYDGKFDGVAVRAPVPAGSVADVVALTSRPTSVEEVNDLFREEAAGDRYRGIVGVTEEALVSSDILGDDRASVVDLAMTMVVDGDMVKVMSWYDNEWGYANQMIRTATALAGK, from the coding sequence ATGGTCAAAGTCGCGATCAACGGGTTGGGCAGAATCGGCCGGGCCGCCCTCAAAATACTTCTGCAGAAGGGGCAGCTGGACGTAGTTGCCGTCAACGACCTGATCCCGCCCGACGGTCTCGCCTACCTGCTCCGTTTCGATACCGTTTACGGCCGCCATCCACAACCGGTGGTCCCCGAATCCGATGGGCTGACGGTCGGCGACCGCAAAATTCGGGTGCTGAGCGAAAAAGACCCTGCCGAATTGCCATGGGATCAACTCGGAGTGGATGTCGTGCTCGAATGTACCGGCCGATTCACCCGTCGCGAGGATCTGGAAAAACATCTGGCCGCAGGCGCCAGGAAGGCGATCCTGTCGGCTCCGGCCAAGGGGGGCGGCATCGATACGGTGATTTACGGCGTCAATACCGAACTGCCGGACCAGCCGATCGTCTCCTGCGCCAGCTGCACCACCAACTGTATCACTCCGCTGATCGAGATCCTCGGTCGCCGCATAGGTGTTGAAAAGGCCATGCTGTCGACCGTCCATGCCTATACCGGCAGTCAGGCTCTTGTGGACACTTATAACAAAAAAGCCCGCCGGGGCCGGGCCGCAGCAGCCAACCTGGTGCCGACATCCACCGGCGCAGCCATCGCCACGACGCGTGTTCTCACCCAATACGACGGCAAGTTCGACGGCGTGGCGGTGCGGGCGCCGGTACCGGCGGGTTCGGTGGCGGATGTGGTGGCGCTGACCTCCCGTCCCACCAGCGTCGAGGAAGTCAACGATCTGTTTCGCGAAGAAGCGGCAGGGGACCGCTACCGGGGGATCGTGGGGGTGACCGAGGAAGCACTGGTTTCCTCGGACATCCTGGGAGACGACCGTGCCTCGGTGGTCGATCTGGCCATGACCATGGTGGTGGACGGCGACATGGTCAAGGTGATGAGCTGGTACGATAACGAATGGGGCTACGCCAACCAGATGATCCGTACGGCAACGGCACTGGCAGGCAAATAG
- a CDS encoding thioredoxin family protein, with amino-acid sequence MGKRFTMLVLLMVCIGIFVPALAFPAVTELHFFFAENCPGCREQKPFVEELQQRYPELKVRIYDVWLEHDSYELMMALARARGVEIATTPATAVGRHAWFGFNDMIAEEIEAAVADCAAKGCPDLVAALAAGRPIPPPVDEAADAPLPLDLEEYSLPVFTVLLGLLDSFNPCAFFVLLFLLSLMAHTRSRRRMFLVGGVFIFFSGLVYFLFMAAWLNLFLLAGQLPLLTAFAGLLALAIALLNIKDHFFFHHGPSLSISEKAKPKLMARMRNLLKGHRLLPILGGTVILALVANSYELLCTAGFPMVYTRVLTLQELPGWLYYLYLGLYNLAYVTPLLIIASLFALTLGSRKMSEFEGRVLKLMSGMMMLILGLILLWDPMLLQNLQAVIAFMLAALLGTGVILLTERWVRERRKLR; translated from the coding sequence ATGGGCAAGCGTTTTACGATGCTGGTCCTGCTGATGGTCTGCATCGGAATCTTCGTCCCGGCACTCGCATTCCCCGCTGTAACGGAACTTCATTTCTTTTTTGCCGAGAACTGCCCGGGCTGCCGGGAGCAGAAGCCCTTTGTCGAGGAGCTGCAGCAGCGTTATCCTGAGCTGAAGGTGCGCATCTATGACGTCTGGCTCGAACATGACAGTTATGAGCTGATGATGGCTCTTGCGCGGGCTCGGGGCGTGGAGATCGCCACCACCCCGGCCACAGCCGTGGGCCGGCACGCCTGGTTCGGCTTCAACGACATGATCGCCGAGGAGATCGAGGCTGCGGTCGCTGATTGCGCAGCAAAGGGCTGCCCCGACCTGGTTGCGGCTTTGGCTGCCGGGCGACCAATACCCCCGCCTGTCGACGAGGCCGCAGACGCTCCCCTGCCGCTCGATCTGGAAGAGTACTCCCTGCCGGTCTTCACCGTGCTGCTCGGGCTGCTCGACAGTTTCAACCCCTGCGCCTTTTTCGTCCTGCTGTTTCTGCTCAGCCTGATGGCCCACACCCGCTCGCGCAGGCGGATGTTTCTCGTCGGCGGGGTTTTTATCTTTTTCTCCGGTCTGGTCTACTTCTTGTTCATGGCCGCCTGGCTCAATCTTTTCCTCCTGGCCGGACAGCTCCCCCTGCTGACAGCCTTCGCCGGCCTGCTCGCCCTGGCCATCGCCCTGTTAAACATCAAGGATCATTTCTTTTTCCATCATGGTCCCTCTCTCTCCATTTCGGAGAAAGCCAAACCGAAATTGATGGCCCGGATGCGCAATCTGCTCAAGGGACACCGCCTGCTGCCGATTCTCGGCGGCACCGTGATCCTGGCCCTGGTCGCCAACAGCTACGAGCTGCTCTGCACCGCCGGATTCCCCATGGTCTACACCCGCGTCCTCACCCTCCAGGAGCTTCCCGGCTGGCTCTATTATCTTTACCTCGGGCTTTACAACCTGGCCTATGTCACTCCTCTGCTGATCATCGCCTCCCTATTCGCCCTCACCCTCGGCAGCCGCAAGATGAGCGAGTTCGAAGGGCGGGTGCTGAAACTGATGTCGGGGATGATGATGCTGATCCTCGGTCTGATCCTGCTTTGGGACCCGATGCTTTTACAAAACCTGCAGGCCGTGATTGCGTTTATGTTAGCGGCACTGCTGGGGACGGGAGTGATACTGCTGACCGAGCGATGGGTGAGAGAACGGCGGAAGCTGCGTTAA
- a CDS encoding radical SAM protein, giving the protein MTTCTICENRCRVADGASGGCGRYRCMAGSMEECHPDRYLIVCPIAIETMPMLHFHPGGKFLQVSTAGCNFDCPGCISTVIVREMNPDGRSLRHLTPTQVVTAAMQEGCLGIAFLMNDPLANLETFLRVAQAARAAGLLVGCATNGYFTEESLARLLPVLDFVNVGIKGLTEDAYRACGGRSPEPVMRNIGLFHRSGVHVEVACMHRRDNSAELMELARRVEEISPAIPLQVMRYIPLETADPQWEPTIRESERLVDELRGILRHTYLFNCPGTQQLDSRCPECGASLLRRDFYGPMGAKLISADESCPHGFTALKLRGQPCGGGFQEGDFQGGYPFTRALEIVQAMLIALGVRDPAEVGRVWETMLGPENLRELHQAIQQPCSYMDLLRHFGELTGRPKQAAALIDFIENRMVQVTRGLIGAPCRPRVYYAMGRPLFAIKGKRFENQLVRLAGGESVNQKLDLTGRPGMTIDRQTLIDLNPEVIIISSFLSNPVADFYDECLQRGIEVDAVRNRRIYTPSLPSSDFGGPRWVLGLLYLANVLHPDRFRFDLYREADLFYRQFHGIAFSRASINRSFAKPDIDWHWA; this is encoded by the coding sequence ATGACGACCTGCACCATCTGTGAAAACCGCTGCCGGGTGGCCGATGGCGCCAGCGGCGGCTGCGGCCGCTACCGCTGTATGGCGGGGAGCATGGAGGAATGCCATCCGGACCGCTACCTGATCGTCTGCCCGATCGCCATTGAAACCATGCCGATGCTGCATTTTCACCCGGGCGGGAAATTCCTGCAGGTCAGCACCGCAGGCTGCAACTTCGATTGTCCCGGGTGCATTTCCACCGTCATCGTGCGGGAAATGAACCCTGACGGCAGATCCCTGCGCCATCTAACTCCGACGCAGGTGGTAACCGCCGCCATGCAGGAAGGCTGTCTGGGCATCGCCTTTCTGATGAACGATCCTCTGGCCAACCTTGAGACCTTCCTGCGGGTCGCGCAGGCCGCCCGCGCCGCCGGGCTGCTGGTGGGCTGCGCCACCAACGGCTACTTTACCGAGGAATCGCTGGCCCGGCTGCTGCCGGTGCTCGACTTCGTCAACGTCGGCATCAAGGGGTTGACCGAAGACGCCTACCGGGCGTGCGGAGGACGATCGCCGGAGCCGGTCATGCGCAACATCGGTCTGTTTCACCGGTCGGGCGTGCATGTCGAAGTGGCCTGTATGCACCGCCGGGACAACAGCGCCGAATTGATGGAACTGGCCCGTCGCGTGGAGGAGATCTCGCCAGCCATTCCGCTGCAGGTCATGCGCTATATTCCCCTGGAGACGGCCGATCCCCAGTGGGAGCCGACGATCCGGGAATCGGAAAGGCTGGTCGACGAGCTGAGGGGAATTCTCCGCCACACCTATCTGTTCAACTGCCCCGGCACCCAGCAGCTGGACAGCCGCTGCCCCGAGTGCGGCGCCAGCCTGCTGCGCAGGGATTTTTACGGCCCGATGGGAGCGAAGCTGATTTCCGCCGATGAGAGCTGCCCTCACGGGTTCACCGCTCTGAAGCTCAGGGGCCAACCGTGCGGCGGCGGTTTTCAGGAAGGGGATTTCCAGGGAGGCTATCCCTTCACCCGAGCCCTGGAAATCGTTCAGGCCATGCTCATCGCACTGGGTGTGCGGGACCCGGCCGAAGTGGGACGGGTCTGGGAGACGATGCTCGGCCCGGAAAACCTGCGGGAACTGCACCAGGCCATACAGCAGCCGTGCTCCTACATGGACCTCCTGCGCCATTTCGGGGAACTGACAGGCCGCCCCAAGCAGGCCGCTGCACTGATCGATTTTATTGAAAACCGAATGGTGCAGGTCACCCGAGGTCTGATCGGCGCCCCCTGCCGTCCCCGGGTCTATTACGCTATGGGCAGGCCGCTGTTCGCCATCAAGGGCAAACGCTTCGAAAACCAGTTGGTCCGACTGGCCGGAGGCGAAAGCGTCAACCAGAAGCTCGACCTGACCGGTCGGCCCGGCATGACCATCGACCGCCAAACGCTGATCGACCTGAATCCCGAGGTGATCATCATCTCTTCTTTTCTCTCCAACCCGGTTGCCGATTTTTATGACGAATGCCTGCAGCGCGGCATCGAGGTCGACGCGGTCCGCAACCGGCGCATATACACCCCATCATTGCCGAGCAGCGATTTCGGCGGCCCGCGCTGGGTGCTCGGCCTGCTCTACCTGGCCAATGTGCTGCACCCCGACCGCTTCCGGTTCGACCTTTACCGGGAAGCGGACCTCTTTTATCGCCAGTTTCACGGCATCGCATTTTCCCGCGCGAGCATTAATCGTTCCTTCGCCAAACCAGACATCGATTGGCATTGGGCGTGA
- a CDS encoding ABC transporter substrate-binding protein: protein MKKALERGCSVGLAVILLLLQVALLPAAGAREVVDMEGQQLVLPEQMERVYVASPPENHLACAIDPDLMVGLNFPIREQDKKFLPPQLSQLPVIGGFFGLGHTPNLEVLLKAKPQLVICWRENAVSNRFDTFLQRFDIPLAYVTLERLQDYPRDIRLMGRLLGREQRAEKLAVYAEQSLAEILSKAAAIPQKERVRVYYALGSDGLRTDGGGTWHAELIDLAGGVNVHPGDPEDLFGMQQVSMEQVMLYRPEVILAQDPKFFREVFSSPRWRNIPAVKNGRVYQIPDIPFNWFDRPPSFMRLLGIKWVAKVLYPERFSLDMDKETREFFKLFLQVEPSRADLRSILDQKKGGKP from the coding sequence ATGAAAAAAGCCCTGGAAAGAGGTTGTTCGGTCGGTTTGGCGGTGATCCTTCTGCTGCTGCAGGTGGCCCTGCTCCCGGCTGCCGGTGCTAGAGAAGTTGTGGACATGGAAGGGCAGCAGCTCGTTCTTCCCGAACAGATGGAAAGGGTTTACGTGGCCTCGCCGCCGGAAAACCATCTGGCCTGCGCCATCGATCCTGACCTGATGGTCGGCCTCAATTTTCCAATCAGGGAACAGGATAAAAAGTTCCTTCCGCCCCAATTGTCACAATTGCCGGTCATCGGCGGTTTTTTTGGCCTGGGGCACACACCGAATCTTGAGGTTCTGCTCAAGGCCAAGCCGCAACTGGTGATCTGCTGGCGGGAAAACGCCGTCAGCAATCGTTTCGATACCTTTTTACAGCGGTTCGACATCCCCCTGGCCTATGTCACTCTGGAAAGACTGCAGGATTATCCCAGGGACATCCGCCTCATGGGCCGCCTTCTCGGCCGTGAGCAGAGGGCGGAAAAACTGGCCGTCTACGCCGAACAATCGCTGGCGGAGATTCTGTCGAAAGCCGCGGCCATCCCGCAAAAAGAACGGGTGCGGGTCTATTACGCCCTGGGCAGCGACGGCCTGCGCACCGACGGGGGCGGCACCTGGCACGCGGAACTGATCGATCTGGCCGGCGGCGTCAACGTGCATCCCGGCGATCCGGAAGATCTGTTCGGCATGCAGCAGGTGTCGATGGAACAGGTCATGCTCTACCGCCCCGAGGTCATCCTGGCCCAGGATCCGAAATTCTTCCGGGAGGTTTTTTCCTCGCCCCGCTGGCGCAACATCCCGGCGGTGAAAAACGGCCGCGTCTACCAAATTCCCGACATCCCCTTCAACTGGTTCGACCGGCCGCCCTCTTTCATGCGGCTGCTCGGCATCAAATGGGTCGCCAAGGTGCTGTATCCGGAGAGATTCAGCCTCGACATGGACAAGGAAACACGGGAATTCTTCAAACTCTTTCTGCAGGTTGAACCATCCCGGGCGGATCTCCGGTCGATTCTTGACCAGAAAAAAGGGGGCAAGCCATGA
- a CDS encoding FmdE family protein: MLKVDNVRDMLKQCEEYHGHLCTGQVMGVRLAKKGLELVEAKDIKELIVFVENDRCITDAITIASGVRLGRRSLKFLDYGKMAATFVNQRTGEAWRVASRGDAELPPEQAMTRALEADDETLLTWQKVTVTFGPGDLPGPPVRIAKCFRCGETVLDHRDVIVPEEGSICRACAHGPYYRPCP, encoded by the coding sequence ATGCTGAAAGTCGACAACGTACGGGACATGTTGAAACAATGCGAGGAATATCACGGACATCTCTGCACCGGACAGGTCATGGGTGTGCGCCTGGCCAAAAAGGGACTGGAACTGGTGGAGGCGAAGGATATCAAGGAGCTCATCGTCTTCGTCGAAAACGATCGCTGCATCACCGACGCCATCACCATCGCCTCCGGCGTGCGGCTGGGACGGCGCAGTCTGAAATTCCTCGACTACGGCAAGATGGCGGCCACCTTCGTCAATCAGAGAACCGGCGAGGCCTGGCGGGTGGCCAGCCGCGGCGATGCCGAACTGCCGCCGGAGCAGGCCATGACCAGGGCTCTGGAGGCGGACGACGAAACCCTGCTGACCTGGCAGAAAGTGACCGTGACCTTCGGGCCCGGCGATCTGCCCGGTCCTCCGGTTCGTATTGCCAAATGCTTCCGTTGCGGAGAAACGGTGCTCGATCACCGCGATGTGATCGTGCCCGAGGAGGGGAGTATCTGCCGTGCCTGTGCTCATGGACCCTATTATCGGCCCTGTCCCTGA
- a CDS encoding class I SAM-dependent methyltransferase produces MQQNWTQTRQPAFNRDGALKMNEIAKTVFAPIYPVIARNALTVTGITQGVCLDLGTGPGMLAMAVAREVSKMEVIAFDFSSDSLQIAMNNIAEAQLSHRIRTRAGDVHSMPFADNYANLIVSRGSMFFWKDLKDAFREIHRVLAPGGFTYIGGGFGSLELKDQVVAEMLKRDPEWDCYAKKKTGEDGHRRFAEMFAELGCENDYRIIDDDTGFWVALRKQ; encoded by the coding sequence ATGCAGCAGAATTGGACCCAGACCAGACAACCGGCCTTCAACAGAGACGGCGCCCTGAAGATGAACGAGATTGCGAAAACGGTTTTCGCACCGATCTACCCCGTCATTGCCCGAAACGCCTTGACGGTCACTGGAATCACCCAAGGGGTCTGCCTGGATCTGGGCACCGGACCAGGCATGCTGGCGATGGCCGTGGCCCGGGAGGTGTCGAAGATGGAGGTGATCGCCTTCGACTTTTCTTCGGATTCCCTGCAGATCGCAATGAATAATATCGCCGAAGCACAACTGAGCCACCGAATTCGCACCAGGGCCGGCGATGTACATTCCATGCCATTCGCCGACAATTATGCCAACCTGATCGTCAGCCGAGGCTCGATGTTTTTCTGGAAGGATCTGAAGGATGCCTTCAGGGAAATTCACCGGGTCCTGGCACCGGGCGGATTCACCTATATCGGAGGGGGGTTCGGCAGTCTCGAGCTCAAGGACCAGGTCGTCGCGGAGATGCTCAAGCGAGACCCGGAATGGGATTGCTACGCGAAAAAGAAAACCGGCGAAGACGGTCACAGACGATTTGCGGAAATGTTCGCCGAACTCGGCTGCGAAAACGACTACCGCATCATCGACGACGATACCGGTTTCTGGGTTGCGCTGCGAAAGCAATAA
- a CDS encoding nucleoside-triphosphatase encodes MTGKTSKVHPGRQNRGDHGPLILISGPPHIGKSSLVAELVRQLRALGWRIAGILAEGHWQNDRRSAFTLIDLSDGKRTPLAVRTDPAGSGGFPYAFYPEGLAAGRLALSLSHCAGADILVVDEVGSLEIQGKGWADHLRPLLELPVIHLWVVQSARVAGVCRRWGISPLHVICADETDATARLLKILQNLDRSSSGLI; translated from the coding sequence ATGACAGGTAAAACATCAAAAGTCCATCCCGGACGGCAAAACCGTGGTGATCATGGCCCGCTGATCTTGATCAGCGGGCCGCCTCACATCGGCAAAAGTTCCCTGGTGGCTGAACTGGTGCGGCAACTGCGCGCTCTCGGCTGGCGCATTGCCGGCATTCTGGCCGAAGGTCACTGGCAGAATGACCGGCGCAGCGCTTTTACCCTGATCGATTTGAGTGACGGCAAACGAACTCCTCTGGCCGTTCGCACCGATCCGGCCGGTTCGGGAGGATTTCCCTATGCATTTTATCCGGAAGGGCTCGCCGCAGGACGCCTGGCCCTTTCTTTGTCGCATTGCGCCGGGGCCGACATCCTTGTGGTCGACGAAGTCGGCTCCCTGGAGATTCAGGGCAAGGGTTGGGCCGACCATCTCAGGCCTCTTCTGGAACTGCCCGTCATCCATCTCTGGGTGGTGCAGTCGGCCCGGGTCGCCGGCGTCTGCCGCCGCTGGGGCATTTCCCCGCTTCATGTCATTTGTGCTGATGAAACAGATGCAACCGCCCGCCTGCTGAAAATCCTGCAAAATCTGGACAGAAGTTCCTCAGGACTGATTTGA